The proteins below come from a single Mangifera indica cultivar Alphonso chromosome 16, CATAS_Mindica_2.1, whole genome shotgun sequence genomic window:
- the LOC123198660 gene encoding uncharacterized protein LOC123198660, whose product MGASESTLPRPVDQITTVSQRSESVDPILEKLKALRITTPILTTPPTEGSLTDILVRKQSSSSTSATVNPKVLLELFSMYRDWQEEKVQQISKRQGEVENKIEVADALAIKLLQRFNYSVSAMKATSQHLSGVHSLQVELGELKGRLTEVMSNCDALCKRIAAEGPESLQASIKPFGLSTGSEVSCTSSSLQKDSECK is encoded by the exons ATGGGCGCCTCCGAATCAACATTACCG AGACCAGTTGATCAGATCACCACCGTCTCCCAAAGATCAGAAAGCGTCGATCCCATTTTGGAGAAACTGAAAGCCCTAAGAATT ACAACGCCGATATTGACAACACCACCAACGGAGGGTAGCTTGACTGACATTTTAGTGAGAAAacaatcttcttcttcaacttcag CTACGGTGAATCCTAAGGTGTTGTTGGAGCTTTTCTCAATGTATCGTGATTGGCAGGAGGAGAAGGTTCAACAAATTAGCAAGAGACAG GGAGAGGTGGAAAACAAGATAGAAGTTGCAGATGCTTTGGCAATCAAACTTCTTCAACGATTTAATTATTCAGTGTCGGCAATGAAGGCAACTTCACAGCATTTATCAGGAG TTCATTCGTTGCAAGTGGAACTTGGGGAGCTAAAAGGAAGGTTGACTGAAGTTATGAGTAACTGTGATGCACTGTGCAAGAGAATTGCTGCTGAGGGACCAGAATCACTCCAGGCATCTATAAAGCCCTTTGGATTGTCTACTGGATCAGAGGTTAGCTGTACCTCATCGTCCTTGCAAAAGGATTCTGAGTGTAAGTAG
- the LOC123199474 gene encoding GDP-mannose 4,6 dehydratase 1-like, whose product MASDNNDTARSGCINNGDAANPLRKIALITGITGQDGSYLTEFLLDKGYEVHGLIRRSSNFNTQRINHIYIDPHNAHKARMKLHYADLTDASSLRRWLDTILPDEVYNLAAQSHVAVSFEIPDYTADVVATGALRLLEAVRSHIAATGRSHIRYYQAGSSEMFGSTPPPQSETSPFHPRSPYAASKCAAHWYTVNYREAYGLFACNGILFNHESPRRGENFVTRKITRAVGRIKIGLQSKLFLGNLQASRDWGFAGDYVEAMWMMLQQEKPDDYVVATEESHTVEEFLEVAFGYVGLNWKDHVVIDKRYFRPAEVDNLKGDSSKARKVLGWKPKVGFERLVKMMVDEDIELAKREKVLVDAGYMDAQQQP is encoded by the coding sequence ATGGCATCTGACAACAACGACACTGCCAGATCTGGGTGCATCAACAATGGCGACGCCGCCAATCCTCTACGCAAAATTGCCTTGATCACGGGTATTACCGGCCAAGACGGTTCTTATCTAACCGAATTCCTCCTCGACAAGGGCTACGAAGTCCACGGCTTGATCCGTCGCTCCTCCAACTTCAATACGCAGCGTATCAACCACATCTACATCGACCCTCACAACGCCCACAAGGCCCGGATGAAGCTCCACTATGCCGATCTCACCGACGCCTCTTCTCTTCGGCGTTGGCTCGACACTATTCTCCCTGACGAGGTTTACAATTTGGCCGCACAGTCACACGTGGCAGTCTCCTTCGAGATCCCAGATTACACCGCTGATGTGGTGGCTACTGGTGCCCTCCGTTTACTTGAAGCCGTCAGATCTCACATTGCCGCCACGGGGAGGTCCCACATCCGGTATTACCAAGCTGGATCGTCCGAAATGTTCGGATCGACTCCGCCTCCACAATCCGAAACCAGCCCTTTCCATCCTAGATCTCCGTACGCCGCTTCCAAATGCGCTGCGCATTGGTACACAGTTAATTACCGGGAAGCTTATGGGCTCTTTGCTTGTAACGGGATTTTGTTCAACCATGAATCGCCCAGGAGAGGTGAAAATTTTGTGACTAGAAAGATAACTCGTGCGGTGGGGAGGATCAAGATCGGTTTACAGAGCAAATTGTTTTTGGGGAATTTACAGGCATCCAGAGATTGGGGATTTGCAGGTGATTATGTGGAGGCAATGTGGATGATGTTACAGCAAGAAAAACCTGATGATTATGTGGTGGCAACCGAGGAATCACATACTGTGGAGGAGTTTCTAGAGGTGGCATTTGGGTATGTGGGTTTGAATTGGAAGGATCACGTGGTGATTGACAAGAGGTACTTCAGGCCAGCCGAAGTGGATAATTTGAAGGGGGATTCAAGCAAGGCTAGGAAAGTGCTTGGGTGGAAACCTAAAGTGGGGTTTGAGAGGTTGGTGAAGATGATGGTTGATGAAGATATTGAATTGGCCAAAAGAGAGAAGGTTCTTGTTGATGCTGGATACATGGATGCCCAGCAACAGCCttga
- the LOC123198771 gene encoding peptide methionine sulfoxide reductase A5-like isoform X2 — protein MANLSLPYILSLILLALSFPDKTFCIRFPDRITNTVQNQPDSPLNTAVFALGSFWRSEAVFGCLNGVVRTTAGYAGGSKTNPEFRSLGDHAESVLVEYDPRLITFRQLLEVFWSSHDCRQVFGQGPDVGNQYRSIIFTSGTDESRLAALSKEKEQMKSKRSIVATQIQKLGNFYPAEPEHQKFELKRNPFLLQLMGNLPQEELEKSSLAAKLNGYAAELCPPKVQKLIDDKIKGSN, from the exons ATGGCAAATCTCTCACTACCTTACATACTTTCTCTCATTCTACTTGCACTGTCATTTCCCGATAAAACATTCTGCATTCGGTTTCCTGATCGGATCACGAATACCGTTCAGAACCAACCGGACAGCCCCTTAAACACTGCCGTTTTCGCCCTTGGCTCCTTCTGGAGATCGGAAGCCGTTTTCGGATGCTTAAATGGAGTCGTGCGTACCACCGCTGGATACGCTGGCGGATCCAAAACCAACCCTGAATTTCGGAGCTTGGGTGATCATGCCGAGTCCGTTCTG GTTGAGTACGATCCTAGGTTGATCACTTTTAGGCAACTTTTGGAGGTTTTTTGGTCAAGTCATGATTGTAGGCAAGTATTTGGGCAAGGTCCTGACGTGGGTAATCAATACAG GTCTATTATTTTCACTAGTGGAACAGATGAGTCTAGATTGGCTGCTCTTAGCAAAGAAAAAGAGCAAATGAAGTCGAAGAGGAGCATCGTGGctactcaaattcaaaaacttggAAATTTTTATCCTGCAGAGCCTGAGCATCAG AAATTTGAGCTCAAACGGAACCCTTTCCTTCTTCAGCTGATGGGAAACTTACCACAAGAGGAGCTTGAGAAGTCAAGTCTGGCTGCAAAACTAAACGGCTATGCAGCAGAGCTTTGCCCTCCAAAGGTTCAGAAGCTGATTGATGATAAGATCAAAG GTTCCAATTAG
- the LOC123198771 gene encoding peptide methionine sulfoxide reductase A5-like isoform X1 — translation MANLSLPYILSLILLALSFPDKTFCIRFPDRITNTVQNQPDSPLNTAVFALGSFWRSEAVFGCLNGVVRTTAGYAGGSKTNPEFRSLGDHAESVLVEYDPRLITFRQLLEVFWSSHDCRQVFGQGPDVGNQYRSIIFTSGTDESRLAALSKEKEQMKSKRSIVATQIQKLGNFYPAEPEHQKFELKRNPFLLQLMGNLPQEELEKSSLAAKLNGYAAELCPPKVQKLIDDKIKGIIRKGWPILRDV, via the exons ATGGCAAATCTCTCACTACCTTACATACTTTCTCTCATTCTACTTGCACTGTCATTTCCCGATAAAACATTCTGCATTCGGTTTCCTGATCGGATCACGAATACCGTTCAGAACCAACCGGACAGCCCCTTAAACACTGCCGTTTTCGCCCTTGGCTCCTTCTGGAGATCGGAAGCCGTTTTCGGATGCTTAAATGGAGTCGTGCGTACCACCGCTGGATACGCTGGCGGATCCAAAACCAACCCTGAATTTCGGAGCTTGGGTGATCATGCCGAGTCCGTTCTG GTTGAGTACGATCCTAGGTTGATCACTTTTAGGCAACTTTTGGAGGTTTTTTGGTCAAGTCATGATTGTAGGCAAGTATTTGGGCAAGGTCCTGACGTGGGTAATCAATACAG GTCTATTATTTTCACTAGTGGAACAGATGAGTCTAGATTGGCTGCTCTTAGCAAAGAAAAAGAGCAAATGAAGTCGAAGAGGAGCATCGTGGctactcaaattcaaaaacttggAAATTTTTATCCTGCAGAGCCTGAGCATCAG AAATTTGAGCTCAAACGGAACCCTTTCCTTCTTCAGCTGATGGGAAACTTACCACAAGAGGAGCTTGAGAAGTCAAGTCTGGCTGCAAAACTAAACGGCTATGCAGCAGAGCTTTGCCCTCCAAAGGTTCAGAAGCTGATTGATGATAAGATCAAAGGTATAATTAGAAAAGGTTGGCCTATTTTGAGAGATGTGTAA
- the LOC123199748 gene encoding 60S ribosomal protein L8-3, which translates to MGRVIRAQRKGAGSVFKSHTHHRKGPAQFRSLDFGERNGYLKGVITEIIHDPGRGAPLARVTFRHPFRYMKQKELFIAAEGMYTGQFVYCGKKATLVVGNVLPVRSIPEGAVVCNVEHHVGDRGVFARSSGDYAVIISHNPDNDTTRLKLPSGAKKIVPSGCRAMIGQVAGGGRTEKPLLKAGNAYHKFRVKRNCWPKVRGVAMNPVEHPHGGGNHQHIGHASTVRRDAPPGQKVGLIAARRTGRLRGQAAATASKADKA; encoded by the exons ATGGGTAGAGTCATCCGCGCTCAGCGTAAGGGTGCCGGTTCTGTCTTCAAGTCGCACACCCACCACCGCAAGGGGCCGGCCCAATTCCGGAGCCTTGATTTTGGTGAGCGCAATGGGTATCTCAAGGGAGTTATCACTGAAATTATCCACGATCCTGGTCGTGGTGCCCCACTCGCCCGAGTCACTTTCCGCCACCCATTTCGATACATGAAACAGAAGGAGCTGTTCATTGCTGCCGAGGGTATGTACACTGGGCAGTTTGTGTACTGCGGCAAAAAGGCCACTCTCGTGGTCGGTAACGTGTTACCTGTTAGATCTATCCCTGAAGGTGCTGTCGTTTGTAACGTTGAGCATCATGTTGGTGACCGTGGTGTCTTTGCTAGGTCTTCTGGTGATTACGCTGTCATCATCAGTCATAACCCCGATAACGACACCACCAG ACTCAAGCTTCCATCCGGTGCCAAGAAGATTGTTCCAAGTGGGTGCAGAGCCATGATTGGGCAGGTTGCTGGTGGTGGAAGGACTGAGAAACCCCTTCTGAAAGCTGGAAATGCTTACCACAAATTCAGAGTGAAGAGAAACTGCTGGCCTAAGGTACGTGGTGTGGCAATGAACCCGGTGGAGCATCCTCATGGAGGAGGTAACCACCAGCACATTGGGCATGCCAGCACTGTGAGGCGTGATGCACCTCCTGGCCAGAAAGTTGGTCTTATTGCTGCAAGGAGGACTGGTCGTCTCAGAGGTCAAGCTGCTGCAACTGCTTCCAAGGCTGATAAGGCTTAG